From Bradyrhizobium sp. 4:
ACGTCGCGGCCAAGGTCGTGCTGCCGATGTTCAAGGCGCGCAACAAGCCGTTCGTGCTGGTGTTCTGGTCGCGTGATCCCGACGGCAGTCAGCACAACACCGGCGACAGCCTCAACCAGATCATGCCCGGCATCAACGGGCCGACCTCGATGGCCGGCATCAAGAATGCCGACAACAATCTCGCCCAGCTCCGCAAGGCGCTGGACGAGCTCGGCCTTGCCGCAAACACCAACATCATGGTCCAAGCCGACCACGGCTTCTCGACCATCTCCAAGGAAAGCAAGACCAGCCCCTCGGCCAAGGTCAGCTATGACGACACGCCGAAGGACTTTTTGCCGATGGGCTTTCTGGCGCTCGACCTTGCCAAGGCGCTCGACCTGCCGCTGTTCGATCCCAACGACAAGAACGCCAAGGTCGAGGGCAACAAGCACCCCAAGGCCGGCAACGGCGTGCTCGGCAAGGATCCGGAAAGGCCCGATCTCATCATCGCCACCAATGGCGGCTCCGACCTGATCTATTTGCCGAACAAGGACAAGAAGCTGGCGGCCAAGACCGTCAAGGTCCTGCTCGAGCAGGATTACGTCTCCGGCCTGTTCGTCGACGACTCGCTCGGCCGCTTCCCCGGCACGCTGCCGCTGTCGAGCGTCAACCTGCGCGGCAAGGCGGCGACGCCGACGCCGGCGATCGTCGTCAACTTCCGCTCCTATGCCAGCGATTGCGGCGAGGCGCCGACCAACTGCTCGGTGCACGTCGCCGACACCGTGCTGCGCCAGGGCCAGGGCATGCATGGCAGCTTCAGCCGCGGCGACACCATGAACTTCATGGCCGCGATCGGTCCGGACTTCAAAACCGGCTATGTCAGCGAGATCCCGGTCAGCAATGCCGACGTCGGCATGACGGCCGCCCAGCTCCTCGGCCTGCGCGCATCGCAGAACGGCGGCCTCGTCGGCCGCGTGATGTCGGAGGCCATGCCCAACGGCATCGTGCCGAAGGCGTACAAGGGGGTCGAGAAGTCGAAGAAGTCAGAGAACGGCCTTCAGACCGTGCTGAACTTCCAGCGCGTCGGCAGCCAGCGCTATTTCGACACTGCCGGTTTCCCGG
This genomic window contains:
- a CDS encoding alkaline phosphatase family protein, producing the protein MRRSLVLLSAGLTVLSAGLSTGPASAENNTPRNLILFIPDGLRALKVTPETAPAMAEIRDKGVNFKNSHSLFPTFTMANGSAMSTGHYLGDTGVFSNTIWTNYTSVPAGDTVVPFIENDAVLGDIDEHFKGDYLNEDTILKLARDKGYSTAALGKHGPTYQFDHTDKPEKAGLHSVVFDDATGGKNGVALSDEIKAALTKAGLPLATPPRGDNSKAGDAKTPGTTAANVAQQAYFADVAAKVVLPMFKARNKPFVLVFWSRDPDGSQHNTGDSLNQIMPGINGPTSMAGIKNADNNLAQLRKALDELGLAANTNIMVQADHGFSTISKESKTSPSAKVSYDDTPKDFLPMGFLALDLAKALDLPLFDPNDKNAKVEGNKHPKAGNGVLGKDPERPDLIIATNGGSDLIYLPNKDKKLAAKTVKVLLEQDYVSGLFVDDSLGRFPGTLPLSSVNLRGKAATPTPAIVVNFRSYASDCGEAPTNCSVHVADTVLRQGQGMHGSFSRGDTMNFMAAIGPDFKTGYVSEIPVSNADVGMTAAQLLGLRASQNGGLVGRVMSEAMPNGIVPKAYKGVEKSKKSENGLQTVLNFQRVGSQRYFDTAGFPGRTLGLELDTGKQKTAGK